The Vicia villosa cultivar HV-30 ecotype Madison, WI linkage group LG1, Vvil1.0, whole genome shotgun sequence genome includes a region encoding these proteins:
- the LOC131596956 gene encoding uncharacterized protein LOC131596956 — translation MFDDRGMVDQSIENRDISDHTPISLRVGLVDWGPKPFRFNNVWFNHKDFKSFISEEWGKFNVIGKGDSILFEKLRRLKASLHVWNKEVFGWIDLKVKEEVDSLNVLDKLLVENIGDNMEALVDSRRKVSKELWHNLNLKESMLRLKSSQLWLKEGDKNTRFYHNSIKDRQRISSISSLEGRNGRVEGVANIKKEVLCYFQEFFNEENNERPIPEDLLINRLCEEDAKGLERPFSKEEIREAVSISDGVLVVNKVMDLDKREKRNCVVLKVDFVKAYDRVSWSFLRYVLGRMGFGVRWMRWMEGCIFSNSMSVLINGSTTLDVKVEKRLRQGDPLSPIFICFGNEGSDDFNEESKRKLESSEDLRINVGNFILEATSKYLSCKVGYLSFKFLGVKVGGNPRNLSMWKELLAFLWKWLAVWKGKNLSKAGRVVLINSVLNAIPIYSLSFYKAPTKMLGEIQSIQSNFLWSGGDLRRTIHWVCWDTVYKYREEGSFGVKNVEIMNVALIIKWELRILVENDAIWCGVLKARYGNSKCKVLIGDVSVVGNKDSIWWRDVLLSDNYDCLLDKHFAGAVDVRVGNGDATPFWYACWFDQAVH, via the exons ATGTTTGATGATAGGGGAATGGTGGATCAAAGTATTGAAAATAGAGATATCTCGGACCATACTCCTATCAGTTTGCGTGTTGGTTTGGTtgattggggtcctaaacctttTCGATTTAACAACGTGTGGTTCAACCATAAGGATTTTAAGTCTTTTATCTCAGAAGAATGGGGAAAGTTTAATGTCATTGGAAAGGGGGATTCCATCTTGTTTGAGAAACTTAGAAGGTTGAAAGCTAGTCTTCACGTTTGGAATAAGGAGGTTTTTGGGTGGATTGATTTAAAAGTCAAAGAGGAGGTGGATAGTCTTAACGTGTTGGATAAGTTGTTGGTGGAGAACATCGGAGATAATATGGAAGCGTTAGTTGATAGTAGGCGGAAGGTTTCGAAGGAGTTATGGCATAATTTAAACTTGAAAGAAAGTATGCTTAGACTAAAATCTAGCCAACTTTGGTTAAAAGAGGGAGATAAGAATACTAGATTTTATCACAATTCTATTAAGGATAGACAAAGAATAAGCTCAATCTCATCTTTAGAGGGAAGGAACGGTAGAGTTGAGGGAGTGGCCAACATCAAGAAAGAGGTTTTATGTTATTTTCAAGAGTTTTTCAACGAAGAAAATAATGAAAGACCTATACCGGAAGACTTGCTTATAAACCGATTGTGTGAGGAAGATGCCAAGGGGTTGGAAAGACCTTTTTCGAAAGAAGAAATTAGGGAAGCCGT GAGTATTTCGGATGGAGTTCTTGTGGTGAATAAGGTGATGGATCTTGATAAAAGGGAGAAGAGAAATTGTGTGGTTTTAAAGGTAGACTTCGTAAAGGCTTATGATCGGGTTAGTTGGAGTTTCTTGAGATATGTTCTTGGTCGGATGGGGTTTGGAGTTAGATGGATGAGATGGATGGAAGGTTGCATCTTCTCCAATAGTATGTCCGTTCTTATTAATGGTAGCACAACATTGGATGTCAAGGTGGAAAAGAGGTTACGCCAAGGAGATCCGTTGTCCcccatttttatttgttttggtaACGAAGGTTCTGACGACTTTAATGAGGAAAGCAAAAGAAAATTGGAGAGTTCCGAGGATTTAAG GATTAATGTTGGGAATTTTATTTTAGAGGCGACTTCAAAATATCTTTCGTGCAAAGTTGGATATTTATCGTTTAAGTTCCTTGGTGTTAAAGTGGGTGGTAATCCTAGGAATCTTTCAATGTGGAAAGAGTTGCTTGCGTTCTTATGGAAGTGGTTGGCCGTGTGGAAAGGTAAGAACCTTAGCAAAGCGGGGCGAGTGGTGTTGATTAATTCGGTGCTTAATGCTATTCCAATTTATTCGTTATCTTTTTATAAGGCGCCGACTAAGATGCTTGGTGAGATTCAGTCTATTCAAAGCAACTTTTTATGGAGCGGGGGAGATCTTAGAAGAACGATACATTGGGTGTGTTGGGATACTGTTTACAAATATAGAGAGGAAGGCAGCTTTGGTGTTAAAAACGTGGAAATCATGAATGTGGCGCTTATTATTAAGTGGGAGTTGAGGATTTTAGTCGAGAATGACGCGATTTGGTGTGGTGTTCTAAAAGCTAGATATGGGAATTCGAAATGCAAGGTTCTAATTGGTGATGTTTCTGTGGTGGGAAATAAAGATTCTATTTGGTGGAGAGATGTTTTGTTATCGGATAATTATGATTGTTTACTTGATAAACATTTTGCGGGGGCGGTGGATGTTAGAGTGGGGAATGGAGATGCTACTCCCTTTTGGTATGCTTGCTGGTTCGACCAAGCAGTCCATTGA